Part of the Companilactobacillus zhachilii genome is shown below.
TTACTAGTCTTGTTTGGTTTAACACTCATTTTATCTAAATCATCTTAAAGCTTATTTTTCGTCTCTGAGTACATTTTAAATATGTGTATTTCTCTCATATGGCAACAACATCAAAACTCTCTTAGAACTAATTTTTAAGCTATCTATCATTACAACTAGATATTTAACTAAAGACTGGAGAATTGCGAACATACTTTAAGCACTGTTACTCTTATCCTTATTGACACAGAAGTAGCCGAGTTTAAGACATAACTCAAACCAACGAATACACTAGCCGGAAGGAGCAAGGAAATTAGGTCACTGTGAAAGTGGCGTTAGCACTTTAGTGCTTACACTACGGGACGAATTTTGAGACTTGCGGTTTATGCAAGGCTCAAAATCGATCCTGGAGACCTTGGCTCCAGGCAGTCCCCACAGCGACCAAATTTCCTTGCTCCTGGAGGCGGCAAACCCAACGTCACTTATCTGTTAAATAATTCAAAATCCCGTATGCCACTCCGTCGTTATCATTATCTTTCGTTACATATTTAGCGTATTCTTTAACACCTGGCAGAGCGTTATCCATCACAATTGGTGTACCAACTTGCTTTAGCATGACTAAATCGTTATAACCATCACCAAAAGCTGCTAAATCATCTTTGGCCAATTCTTCCAACTCTTGAATATACTGAACCCCACGGGATTTTTTGGCTAAATTATCTGTAATTTCCAAATAATTTCTTGCTGATTGCGTGACTGCGAGTCCAGCCTTATTTAGATGTTGTAGTTTTTCATTTAATGCTTTCATTTCTGCATCATCAAACGAAATCAGCATAATTTTAAAAATTTTTAAGTCAGTCTGTTTTAGTAAAGAAACAAAATCAACAATAACTGGGTCGAAATCACAAACCTGTGCTTCATATTCAATACCCTTATCGACTTTTTCAATGTACCAATTCTCCAAATCATACAAAGAACAGCTAATGTCCGGAAAATCTTGTCTCAGAATCGTCAGGACTTGTTTAATGCCCTCTGGATTAATTGGAGTTTCCTGTAAAACTTTCTTACCATTTGGTGTTTGTTGAAAAATCAGGCCACCATTGAAAGCTATTTGAGGTTCATGTAATTCAAGGTCAGCAATGGATTCAACCATTTCTTGTGGTGAGCGAGCCGAAACCAATGTAAACGGAATTTGGCTTTCCTTAATTGTCTTGATAGTATTTTCACTAATTTTACAGTTGCTTTGTAACAAGGTCCCATCCATGTCAGAAAAGATATGTTTGATCAATTTGTTCTCCTCCTAAATCGCATTAATTCTCGAACTAGTTCGATACAAATCTGATTTTTTTACGCTCTATCCTTGCCTTAAAACGCGTTCTACATCTTATGATAAAGGTGAATCAAGAAAGGGACGTGAAAATTATGTTTGCATACATTCAAATCATTAATCAAAAATCAGGTATCAACTACGGCTATGTTAGCTTTAAGTTCTCAAATAATAATCTCTATATCTCAGCACTAAAAGGTATCGTTAATACCGATAAAATCACTATCCCTATTTCTGAAATTACCGATATTGATGAAGATACTTATTATGGCTGGAATAGAATTAAGTTTAATTATAACGGAAAGCGCTTTATTTTCCTATATAGTGGCTATGGTGAATTTGACTACTTAAGGAAAAACATGATGGGAGCTATCAGTATTAATTAAACATGCCACCTCCAGAAGCAAAAAAATTTAGGTCGCTATGGGGACCGACTTGAGCCAAAGAACGGTCTCAAGTCTCGCTTTTGAACTTCGCAAAGTACGCGAATTTCAAAAGTCGTCCCGTGGTGTAATGGTCGCGACCATTACACCACTTGCACAGCGACCTAAATTTTTTGCTTCCTCCGGTTAATTTATTCTCTGTTTGGAATATTCTTACCTTTACAGCATCGATGACTGTTCAAAATATTTTTATCAATCAATTGTCTGCTAAAGATACAAAAAAAGGATAAACTTTGAGATTTTATCCTTCTCAAAATCTATCCATCTTTTTTTAATATCTTTAACTATGCAAATGACGTAGCAACACTACCAACGACGATAAGGACAATTCCCAAAATCGTAAAGGTTAGTTCGTGGCGGCTCTTACGTTCATGAAGTACGAAAATACCACCAAATGTTCCGATCACTACGTTTAGTTGTGTCCAAATGAAAGCTGATGTATTACCGTTTGCCTTAGCTGAGAAAATGTAAGCAAAAGCAGCGATTCCCCAAGCAACACCGGCAATAATATTTTGATATTGTTCTTTTTGTTTAAATGAATTCTTATCGGTAAATAAAGCGTAAATAATTGATCCTAATAAGATTCCTAACATTTCAGGTAGAAAAATTCCAGTTGAACTTTCTGCCTTAACAATTGGCATATTTGGAAATGATGAGTAGATCCAAAAACCTACGGTTGTACATAATAGGAAGAGGGCATCTTTTAATTGCATCTTTTGACCATCAGTACTATCAGATACTGAGGTCAACAATGCACCTACTACAACAATAGCTAAAGCAATGATTCCGATAACCTTGGCTTGTGCACCTGCCCAATCACCGAAAATCAACATCCCGATAATCGAATTACCAACTAATTGAAAGACAGTTGATAATGGAACTGTTCCTGAAACGCCAATACGCTTGAAAGAAATAAATTGTCCAATTTGTCCGATTGTCCACAAAGCGCCACAAAGAACTGAGAACCAAAAGGCTTGAGCGCTTACACTCGGTTGTGTAACGAGGAATGAAATTAACCCAACAATGGTGGCACCGGCACCGATACCGAACATTTGGTTAACTGGGGATCCCCCAACTTTTCCAGTAATGATTGGCATAAAGCCCCAACCAAGCGCTGGAATTAAAGCAATTAAAATATTCATTATGAAACTCCTTCTTGTTTTAACTGAATATTAGTAATAATCATTTTTTAACGTGGTATATTTTGATTGGCATAAAGAATTTTGTGTTTCTTATTAATACAATCTCTATTACTCGTGCTGAATATTATTACAATTAATTTGTCTAAATCAGTCGAGTTGGCACAAAAAAATGTCATGACTTATCTAGACCATTTTAATAGTTTAACGCATTTCAAAAAAATTGAAAGCATTTTCTTCAAAAAATCAAAAAAAATGAAAGTGCATCCAAAGTCTTTCTCGACTTCAATACTACTTTCATAATTTTCAAATTAATTTATTTTTCAACACGATTACTGCTGACAATATTTAGTTTTTCATCAAATTCATAAATCAAAGGTTTTCCATTTTCGACTTCAACACCATCAATATCTTGATCACTAATACCTTCAATATACTTGATCAAAGCTCTGATAGTACTTCCATGAGCAACAATCAATTGATTCTTGTTATCCAGTAGTTCTGGTGCCACATGATCAACATAATATGGAATGATTCGTTGATAAGCTTCATATAAGCTTTCTGCAACTGGCATAATACTAGACTCGTAGTATTTATATGGGCCAACGTTTGGATCAGGCTTTTTCAATTCTGGTGGAACAGAATAAAAACTTCGCCGCCATTGATGCACTTGTGCTACACCAAATTCTCTTCTAGTAGCATCTTTATTTTGACCACGTAAAGCTCCGTAATGACGTTCATTTAAGCGCCAAGTTTTAGTAATCGGCACGTAATTAAGGTTCAAATCATCTTGAATGATATAAGCTGTGATAATAGCTCTTTGTAACACAGA
Proteins encoded:
- a CDS encoding 2,3-bisphosphoglycerate-dependent phosphoglycerate mutase yields the protein MVKLVMVRHGESIANALNQYTGWNNVGLTQEGVVQAHVAAKKLQGFYFDHVHTSVLQRAIITAYIIQDDLNLNYVPITKTWRLNERHYGALRGQNKDATRREFGVAQVHQWRRSFYSVPPELKKPDPNVGPYKYYESSIMPVAESLYEAYQRIIPYYVDHVAPELLDNKNQLIVAHGSTIRALIKYIEGISDQDIDGVEVENGKPLIYEFDEKLNIVSSNRVEK
- a CDS encoding GRP family sugar transporter — encoded protein: MNILIALIPALGWGFMPIITGKVGGSPVNQMFGIGAGATIVGLISFLVTQPSVSAQAFWFSVLCGALWTIGQIGQFISFKRIGVSGTVPLSTVFQLVGNSIIGMLIFGDWAGAQAKVIGIIALAIVVVGALLTSVSDSTDGQKMQLKDALFLLCTTVGFWIYSSFPNMPIVKAESSTGIFLPEMLGILLGSIIYALFTDKNSFKQKEQYQNIIAGVAWGIAAFAYIFSAKANGNTSAFIWTQLNVVIGTFGGIFVLHERKSRHELTFTILGIVLIVVGSVATSFA
- a CDS encoding Cof-type HAD-IIB family hydrolase, with the translated sequence MIKHIFSDMDGTLLQSNCKISENTIKTIKESQIPFTLVSARSPQEMVESIADLELHEPQIAFNGGLIFQQTPNGKKVLQETPINPEGIKQVLTILRQDFPDISCSLYDLENWYIEKVDKGIEYEAQVCDFDPVIVDFVSLLKQTDLKIFKIMLISFDDAEMKALNEKLQHLNKAGLAVTQSARNYLEITDNLAKKSRGVQYIQELEELAKDDLAAFGDGYNDLVMLKQVGTPIVMDNALPGVKEYAKYVTKDNDNDGVAYGILNYLTDK